From a region of the Paenibacillus sp. FSL R10-2734 genome:
- a CDS encoding S-layer homology domain-containing protein, translating to MNNKFFYRSFVLAHGLTFATSYSGSLISAEKSSADFTDLKDLDAATKSKFDAMISAGIFDGVSDTTFGLKDEMNRAQFAKVAALVTGLNVNLDLKKSSFSDVDGYALPYIEALKNAGITVGFGDGTYNPAGKVTNEQLATFLVRALGKDADAKSKAASGVGDPTVTNWAKGYVELALELKLLNNAPNGTFGGNVPADRELLVKGSFQSAKTLEESKPLIVTGGLFETGDKLNLKLTVQIDPKSIDLSKIIINGVPLDPKLDSFELSKDGKTIIIKLHKSLQFVDPSKMPKIDISGLTTLYGNSVKNDEMNPIPVTATESLVIKPKPTTSSISEPAQNPSPEPTPSPSPEPTPSPSPEPTPSPSQNPNPNPNPNPNPNPNPNPID from the coding sequence ATGAACAACAAATTTTTTTACAGGTCTTTCGTATTGGCTCATGGTTTGACCTTCGCCACGTCGTATAGCGGCAGTTTGATTTCCGCGGAGAAGTCGTCAGCTGATTTCACCGACCTAAAGGACTTAGACGCAGCGACGAAGTCCAAATTCGATGCGATGATATCAGCGGGTATCTTTGACGGTGTATCCGACACCACTTTCGGATTGAAAGATGAGATGAATCGCGCTCAATTCGCGAAGGTAGCAGCACTTGTTACTGGGTTGAACGTCAACTTGGATCTCAAGAAATCTTCCTTCAGTGACGTAGACGGCTATGCGCTACCCTATATCGAAGCATTGAAGAATGCAGGAATAACGGTTGGATTCGGTGATGGCACATACAACCCTGCGGGTAAGGTTACCAATGAGCAATTAGCCACATTTTTAGTACGAGCATTGGGCAAGGATGCTGATGCAAAATCAAAGGCCGCTTCAGGCGTTGGCGATCCCACTGTTACCAATTGGGCTAAAGGTTACGTCGAGTTGGCTCTCGAGCTTAAATTACTAAATAACGCTCCGAACGGTACGTTCGGCGGAAATGTACCAGCAGATCGAGAACTACTTGTTAAAGGATCCTTCCAATCCGCCAAAACGCTCGAAGAGTCTAAACCTCTGATTGTAACAGGAGGATTATTTGAGACAGGTGACAAATTGAATTTGAAATTGACGGTACAGATCGACCCCAAGTCCATCGACCTATCCAAAATTATTATTAACGGCGTACCGCTAGATCCGAAGCTAGACAGCTTCGAGTTGTCCAAGGACGGGAAGACGATCATTATCAAGTTGCATAAATCTTTACAATTCGTCGATCCGTCCAAAATGCCGAAAATCGATATAAGCGGCCTGACAACGCTATACGGAAACTCAGTGAAAAACGATGAGATGAACCCGATCCCGGTTACAGCAACCGAGTCACTAGTCATCAAACCTAAGCCCACTACATCATCGATATCGGAGCCTGCGCAGAATCCAAGCCCAGAACCAACTCCGAGCCCAAGCCCAGAACCGACCCCGAGCCCGAGTCCAGAACCGACTCCGAGCCCGAGCCAGAATCCAAACCCAAACCCGAACCCAAACCCAAACCCGAACCCAAACCCAAACCCGATCGATTGA
- a CDS encoding serine hydrolase, producing the protein MSGSYGGEGILLGKDDTYKPASTIKMALVSTLMQQVDNGMLKLSDMVTVKPSDVVGGTGSLQKENFPQDVTLGRLARLMITQSDNTATNVLIDVVGLDKVQALLDKLNLKVMHLGRKMFAAAPTPAQDNYINAKDLLTLLEDIYDGTFLSTESRNQIIAWMGAQEVNTKFGAALPNAPIAHKTGENANVTHDVGYFLLPGRELAISVMTEVTTTDDFDKAQALGNPVVQQIAKSVYNQLLVDNTADVGEFVTRAEFTSLLARELGLKSSQQGKEFSDVVQGSPFYEDIMAAREAGLITACLITALARIRS; encoded by the coding sequence CTGAGCGGCTCGTATGGAGGCGAAGGAATTTTACTTGGCAAAGACGACACATATAAACCTGCCAGTACAATTAAGATGGCTCTCGTATCGACGCTTATGCAACAAGTCGATAACGGTATGCTCAAATTAAGCGATATGGTTACAGTTAAACCTTCCGATGTTGTGGGTGGGACAGGCTCACTACAAAAAGAGAATTTTCCGCAAGACGTAACACTTGGTCGTCTAGCTCGTCTTATGATTACACAATCGGATAATACGGCTACAAATGTTCTCATCGACGTCGTCGGTTTAGATAAGGTACAGGCATTGCTGGATAAGCTCAACTTAAAGGTTATGCATCTTGGCCGTAAAATGTTCGCAGCTGCTCCGACACCTGCACAAGATAATTATATTAATGCCAAGGACTTGCTAACCCTCCTTGAGGACATCTACGACGGCACATTCTTAAGTACCGAGTCACGCAACCAAATCATTGCTTGGATGGGTGCGCAGGAAGTTAACACTAAATTCGGGGCCGCTTTACCCAATGCCCCGATCGCCCATAAAACGGGTGAAAATGCCAACGTTACCCATGATGTTGGATACTTTCTTCTACCCGGTCGTGAGCTTGCTATCAGTGTTATGACTGAGGTTACAACCACAGATGATTTCGATAAAGCACAAGCACTAGGAAACCCTGTCGTGCAACAAATTGCGAAGTCCGTTTACAATCAATTGTTAGTAGATAACACAGCTGATGTTGGAGAGTTTGTAACTAGAGCAGAGTTCACATCTTTACTAGCTCGCGAGCTTGGACTTAAATCCTCGCAGCAAGGAAAAGAATTCTCTGATGTAGTACAAGGTAGCCCTTTCTATGAAGATATAATGGCAGCACGTGAAGCAGGTCTCATTACGGCTTGTCTGATAACAGCTTTGGCGCGGATACGATCATAA
- a CDS encoding S-layer homology domain-containing protein: MSDNSFGADTIITRAEMTTMFIRAYELVHGKVNSGILELPYKDNSQLPSWAKESVLKATSLKKINGFTDGTFGLLIQAKYSDGITVISGLWTLSK, from the coding sequence TTGTCTGATAACAGCTTTGGCGCGGATACGATCATAACGAGAGCAGAGATGACTACGATGTTTATTCGCGCTTATGAACTCGTGCACGGTAAAGTCAACTCTGGAATTTTAGAATTGCCATACAAGGATAATTCGCAATTACCAAGTTGGGCTAAGGAATCTGTTCTAAAAGCAACCTCCTTGAAAAAAATCAACGGCTTTACTGACGGAACCTTCGGTCTTTTAATTCAGGCCAAGTATTCTGATGGCATTACGGTCATCTCCGGACTTTGGACACTTTCGAAATAA
- a CDS encoding amylo-alpha-1,6-glucosidase: protein MAYSVIKENDLFLITDLSGDILTDSKEGFGLYTKDTRFLSRMALTVNGAKPIMLASNVDRNYVSNIVLTKPDIKDGEKLWRESVEIVRTRFIYKGILYETIGVTNFNPHSQRVSINLEIDADFQDMFVIRGFQDGQVGQKTGVRQLTSGFSIDYGGVDDVKRSLLVEWMEAPAHVAVSKEGAVITYQMDLEAGQLTSINLFFVPVIDEVYPERHSHAIAIQELQRSYTNWEKTSTWVSSDHPFFDHLYRRGLSDIRALLTDLGFGLFPVAGLPWYAVPFGRDSLITALQLLPVHPEIAKGTIMTMARYQGEKSDSWRDEQPGKIMHELRDGELANTNQVPFKPYYGTVDATPLFLILIGEYVKWTDDLLLFEEMIPNIKRALEWIDACGDLDESNFLTYNTKSAKGITNQGWKDSSDSVIHRNGEYAKAPIALVEVQGYVYQAKTTIAELLRMMKPYSNDYKMIAWSSNLIAEAEELAKLFEKEFWVEGDRFYALALDGDRKQVETVTSNPGHLLMSGMLESHRAEAVADKLVSKELFSGYGIRTMAEGEKGYNPISYHNGSVWPHDNSLCLMGMNHEGFHKEALIVMEGLLAAGASFENHRLPELFCGYTTNKGAPLRYPVACSPQAWAAATPFVFIEVMLGLRLDYTARQISLHPMLPVGMDLLSVRRLRLGSGMLDVDVNRSKETCAYHILANTTGWTIGSH from the coding sequence GTGGCATACAGCGTAATCAAAGAAAACGATTTGTTTCTCATAACGGATTTATCCGGTGATATATTGACCGATTCCAAGGAAGGCTTCGGTTTATATACGAAAGATACGCGGTTTCTCAGCCGCATGGCGTTGACCGTCAACGGGGCAAAACCGATTATGCTTGCTTCCAACGTTGACCGGAACTATGTCTCGAATATCGTGCTTACGAAGCCCGATATCAAAGATGGAGAAAAGCTATGGCGCGAATCCGTAGAGATCGTGCGAACGCGATTTATCTATAAAGGTATTCTCTATGAAACGATTGGAGTGACCAACTTCAATCCGCATAGCCAACGTGTCAGCATCAATCTGGAGATCGATGCCGATTTCCAAGATATGTTTGTCATTCGCGGATTTCAAGATGGCCAAGTCGGACAGAAGACAGGGGTTCGGCAGCTAACGTCCGGGTTTTCGATCGATTATGGCGGAGTGGACGATGTAAAGCGGTCGCTGCTCGTTGAGTGGATGGAGGCGCCTGCCCATGTTGCCGTTTCGAAGGAAGGAGCGGTGATTACCTATCAAATGGATTTGGAAGCGGGGCAATTGACGTCGATCAATCTGTTCTTTGTCCCAGTCATCGACGAAGTCTATCCCGAGCGCCATTCGCATGCTATCGCCATTCAAGAGCTACAGCGCTCGTATACAAATTGGGAGAAAACTTCGACATGGGTGAGCAGCGATCATCCGTTTTTCGATCATCTCTATCGACGCGGTTTGTCAGATATTAGGGCGCTGCTCACGGATCTCGGTTTCGGCTTGTTTCCCGTGGCGGGCTTGCCTTGGTATGCTGTACCGTTCGGACGCGACAGCCTGATCACGGCGTTGCAGCTACTACCTGTTCATCCCGAAATCGCCAAGGGCACGATTATGACGATGGCCCGATATCAAGGGGAAAAGTCGGATAGCTGGCGCGATGAGCAGCCGGGGAAAATCATGCACGAGCTGCGCGATGGCGAGCTAGCGAATACGAACCAGGTGCCGTTTAAACCGTATTATGGTACGGTTGACGCGACGCCGCTATTTCTAATCCTAATCGGTGAATATGTCAAATGGACCGATGATTTGCTGTTGTTTGAAGAGATGATACCCAACATCAAGCGGGCGCTGGAATGGATCGATGCTTGCGGCGATTTGGATGAAAGCAACTTCTTGACATATAACACCAAATCCGCCAAAGGTATTACGAATCAAGGGTGGAAGGACTCATCCGATTCTGTTATACATCGTAACGGGGAATATGCGAAAGCTCCGATCGCCCTCGTCGAAGTGCAGGGTTATGTCTATCAAGCTAAGACAACGATTGCGGAGCTCCTCCGCATGATGAAGCCGTATTCGAACGATTACAAAATGATCGCTTGGTCCAGTAATCTTATCGCTGAAGCGGAAGAATTGGCGAAGCTGTTTGAGAAGGAATTTTGGGTGGAAGGTGACCGATTTTATGCTCTGGCTCTCGATGGCGACAGAAAACAAGTTGAAACTGTTACTTCGAATCCCGGACACCTCCTCATGTCAGGTATGCTGGAATCACATAGGGCTGAAGCAGTCGCCGACAAGTTAGTATCCAAGGAATTGTTCAGCGGTTACGGAATTCGAACGATGGCAGAGGGGGAAAAGGGCTACAATCCGATCAGCTATCATAACGGAAGCGTTTGGCCGCACGATAACTCCCTGTGTCTTATGGGAATGAATCACGAAGGCTTCCACAAGGAAGCGTTAATCGTTATGGAAGGCTTACTTGCCGCCGGTGCTAGCTTTGAAAATCATCGTCTACCAGAACTGTTCTGCGGTTATACCACGAATAAGGGTGCGCCGCTTCGTTACCCGGTCGCATGCTCTCCTCAGGCGTGGGCGGCCGCTACGCCGTTCGTGTTTATTGAAGTGATGCTCGGCTTGCGGCTTGATTATACGGCACGGCAAATATCGCTTCATCCCATGTTGCCGGTAGGAATGGACTTGCTCTCCGTTCGCAGACTTCGTCTCGGTAGCGGGATGCTGGATGTGGATGTTAACCGAAGCAAGGAAACTTGTGCTTATCACATCTTGGCGAACACAACAGGTTGGACAATCGGTTCGCATTAA
- a CDS encoding carbohydrate ABC transporter permease: protein MIINIRKWPELIVSYSVMTFTVLVSIFPILWILLSSFKSNKEILNDPFSLPKKIDFQAYMDVFTQYNFLGYFMNSMFIAIASTLIALFIYTMAGYIFGKFNFRGKSFLFILCTITLLIPGYARAQPIFTIIMNLDLYDTKTALILVYASFGMALALFILRLSFIAIPKDLDESALIDGAGFWRIFWNVNMPLAKSGISTAGILMFLNNWNEYFYALILTTSEKNRTLPVALEFFNEAFSYNYTRMFAALMMVILPGIVIYVLVQEQVQQSVASSGVKG from the coding sequence GTGATAATAAACATCCGAAAATGGCCTGAACTCATTGTCTCTTACAGCGTCATGACGTTTACGGTCTTGGTGTCGATATTCCCGATCTTATGGATTCTGTTGTCTTCCTTCAAATCAAACAAAGAAATATTGAATGATCCTTTTTCTCTGCCGAAAAAAATTGACTTTCAAGCATACATGGATGTTTTCACACAGTACAATTTTTTGGGGTACTTTATGAATTCCATGTTCATTGCGATAGCCTCGACTTTGATTGCGCTGTTCATTTACACGATGGCCGGTTATATTTTCGGGAAATTCAATTTTCGCGGCAAATCGTTCTTATTTATCCTTTGTACCATTACGTTGCTGATCCCGGGATATGCCCGTGCGCAGCCTATCTTCACGATCATCATGAACCTCGATCTCTATGATACGAAGACCGCATTGATTCTCGTGTATGCATCTTTCGGAATGGCTCTGGCATTGTTCATCCTGCGGTTATCGTTTATCGCAATTCCCAAAGATCTTGACGAATCAGCTTTAATCGACGGCGCGGGCTTCTGGAGAATCTTCTGGAACGTAAACATGCCGTTGGCCAAATCGGGCATTTCGACAGCCGGCATTTTAATGTTCTTGAACAATTGGAATGAATACTTCTACGCACTGATATTGACGACCAGCGAGAAGAACAGAACGTTGCCGGTGGCACTGGAATTTTTTAACGAAGCGTTCTCCTACAATTATACAAGAATGTTCGCTGCGCTAATGATGGTGATTCTTCCGGGGATTGTGATTTACGTGCTTGTTCAGGAGCAAGTGCAGCAAAGCGTGGCTTCTTCCGGGGTTAAAGGATAG
- a CDS encoding sugar ABC transporter permease has translation MKIKWLNVWIAAFLAPTVLVLALFYIVPIGTVLVTGFMEWDGLRAPEFNGLNNYIHLITYDNTFFIALRNILLWSLMAATLHVGFGTLVAFVLYKKHIGWRFVRGVFMVPMVISAAAWAIIYKLFFNDEIGILNHMIRSIGFSDFHVNWFFDSPASFFAITLTWLFYAVYVTLIVYNDLMAIPKEVHEAALLDGASEWGMIRHINLPLVKKAIGTGIILSVTARIAGFEEVALTSRGGPGNDTYNITLMLYDGIVNYNYGYANAAATIMILLGILVLLLINRVFKMNESTY, from the coding sequence ATGAAAATCAAGTGGTTGAATGTATGGATTGCGGCGTTCTTGGCGCCAACGGTTCTCGTGCTGGCTTTGTTTTACATCGTCCCGATCGGAACGGTGCTCGTGACTGGATTTATGGAGTGGGACGGTCTTCGCGCCCCCGAATTTAACGGTTTAAATAATTATATCCATCTCATTACGTATGACAACACCTTCTTCATTGCCTTGCGTAATATTCTACTGTGGTCGCTTATGGCGGCTACGCTGCACGTCGGATTCGGCACACTGGTTGCGTTCGTATTGTACAAGAAACATATCGGATGGAGATTCGTTCGGGGTGTGTTTATGGTGCCGATGGTCATCTCCGCCGCTGCTTGGGCGATCATTTACAAACTGTTCTTCAACGATGAAATCGGCATTTTGAACCATATGATCAGAAGCATCGGCTTTTCGGATTTTCATGTCAATTGGTTTTTCGATTCCCCTGCCTCTTTTTTCGCTATAACGCTCACTTGGTTGTTTTATGCCGTGTACGTTACCTTGATCGTCTATAACGATTTGATGGCCATTCCCAAGGAAGTTCATGAAGCTGCGCTGTTGGACGGAGCGAGCGAGTGGGGGATGATCCGTCATATAAACCTGCCGCTTGTCAAAAAAGCGATTGGAACAGGCATCATATTGTCTGTCACTGCGCGGATTGCCGGCTTCGAGGAAGTGGCACTTACCTCTCGAGGTGGGCCGGGTAACGATACCTATAACATAACGCTGATGCTCTATGACGGCATCGTTAATTACAACTATGGTTACGCCAACGCGGCAGCGACGATCATGATTCTACTTGGCATCCTGGTCCTTCTGCTGATCAATCGGGTGTTTAAGATGAACGAGAGTACTTATTGA
- a CDS encoding ABC transporter substrate-binding protein: protein MKRFKIVSMLCLTMALGLTGCGSNNDGGSASGTPSSSGESTDKPVETAVQEKVVLKIPHYKSGQNVGAKFFLPQVERFNTKYADKYEIQIEEVPNDDYNDKIKLLWQQKELPALIEKGANELVETLIEKDEIYDLKPFLDSKPELKASLIEDSVAFNTRDGKIYTMPSSVVRPIGLFYNKEMFADAGITKPIAQMNFEEFDQALQALKDKGITPLSLMTGENAWTTMLLASAFMANEPGAEEVLKSNRADKEFDYTSQMWVKAFGEVQKWLKEYTTDNALGAAYADSANNFLNEKTAIIANGTWMVGDFSDTTKAPEGFDKKVGVSLYPGGIGLATTAEYSWWIPKGLKQEETEAALAFIEFIRSPEEVEAYMVAEGGQAPNIQTSAEFTSKLNPILAEMNRSVSSDLKMIAQSMADVWPDQISSKEFSGYLPLLAQDKMTPEQFAEHLTKKAQQFKK from the coding sequence ATGAAGAGATTCAAAATCGTATCGATGCTGTGTTTGACCATGGCACTGGGTTTAACAGGATGTGGGTCCAACAATGATGGAGGTAGCGCATCGGGTACGCCAAGCTCGTCGGGGGAAAGCACCGATAAACCGGTGGAAACCGCCGTACAAGAAAAAGTTGTACTTAAAATTCCGCATTATAAGTCAGGTCAGAACGTAGGGGCGAAATTTTTCCTACCGCAAGTAGAGCGCTTCAACACAAAGTATGCCGACAAATATGAAATTCAAATCGAAGAAGTACCGAACGATGACTATAATGACAAAATCAAGCTTCTTTGGCAGCAAAAAGAGCTGCCCGCACTCATCGAAAAAGGAGCCAATGAGCTTGTCGAGACTCTGATTGAGAAAGACGAGATTTACGATCTGAAGCCATTTTTAGATTCAAAGCCGGAATTGAAAGCGTCTCTGATCGAGGATTCCGTCGCATTCAATACAAGAGATGGTAAGATTTACACCATGCCGTCTTCCGTAGTTCGTCCGATCGGCTTGTTCTACAATAAAGAAATGTTTGCAGACGCGGGAATTACGAAACCAATCGCGCAAATGAATTTCGAAGAATTCGATCAGGCGCTTCAAGCACTTAAGGATAAAGGCATCACACCGCTTTCTCTGATGACTGGGGAAAACGCCTGGACCACGATGCTTCTTGCATCCGCTTTCATGGCTAACGAGCCAGGCGCTGAAGAAGTGCTGAAGAGCAATCGCGCAGACAAAGAATTTGATTATACGAGCCAGATGTGGGTCAAGGCATTTGGTGAAGTACAAAAATGGCTTAAGGAATACACGACGGACAATGCGCTTGGCGCCGCTTACGCGGATTCCGCCAACAACTTCCTGAACGAAAAAACGGCGATTATCGCGAACGGGACTTGGATGGTCGGAGACTTCTCGGATACGACGAAAGCGCCGGAGGGATTTGACAAGAAGGTAGGCGTTTCTCTGTATCCCGGCGGCATTGGGCTGGCCACGACAGCCGAGTACTCTTGGTGGATTCCGAAGGGGCTGAAGCAGGAGGAGACGGAAGCGGCACTTGCGTTCATCGAATTCATCCGTTCTCCTGAGGAGGTAGAAGCGTATATGGTTGCCGAAGGCGGGCAAGCGCCTAACATTCAAACTTCCGCCGAGTTCACCTCCAAGCTGAATCCAATTTTGGCCGAGATGAACCGGTCCGTGAGCAGCGATCTGAAGATGATCGCTCAATCCATGGCGGATGTGTGGCCGGATCAGATTTCGTCCAAAGAGTTTAGCGGTTATCTACCGCTGCTGGCACAAGACAAAATGACGCCGGAGCAATTCGCCGAGCATTTAACGAAGAAAGCGCAACAATTCAAAAAATAA
- a CDS encoding LacI family DNA-binding transcriptional regulator — MSPTIKDIAKAAGVSITTVSRALNGYPDVNEKTRSRIKKLAEKMSYRPNSQAQSLVLKKTNTIGVIISELTRDSVKAAFSFEVLCGISDRASELNYDIILFSTNPNKQMNKTYSDLCRERNVDGVILKGLKTTDPYLREVTDQSLFPSVLIDIPVAGERVGHVTTDNVSGVRDAVRHLIQLGHRNIAFINGYKEAAICADRLSGYMLGLQEADIAYEVSRVEDGRFSEEGGAEAIGKILSRHPETTAVVCSSDIMALGVMKELEQMGRAIPDSISVIGFDDISIASYSTPKLTTVRQEKYEMGYQAAQMLIDMIEGRKVKHKIVLDNRLIIRESTDRLQKG, encoded by the coding sequence ATGTCACCTACAATCAAAGATATCGCTAAAGCGGCAGGCGTATCCATTACTACAGTATCCCGCGCGCTGAACGGCTACCCCGACGTCAATGAAAAAACAAGAAGTCGGATCAAGAAGCTTGCCGAAAAAATGTCCTACCGGCCGAACTCACAGGCACAAAGTCTGGTACTAAAAAAAACGAATACGATCGGCGTCATCATTTCGGAGCTTACGCGCGACAGCGTCAAAGCCGCTTTTTCGTTCGAGGTGCTGTGTGGCATTAGTGACCGGGCCAGCGAGTTGAATTACGATATCATTTTGTTCAGTACGAATCCGAACAAACAAATGAATAAAACCTATTCGGACCTTTGTCGGGAGCGTAATGTTGACGGCGTTATCCTGAAGGGTTTAAAGACAACCGATCCCTATTTAAGAGAGGTCACTGATCAATCCTTGTTTCCTTCCGTATTAATCGACATTCCTGTCGCCGGCGAGCGGGTCGGCCACGTCACGACTGATAATGTAAGTGGAGTCAGGGATGCCGTCCGTCATTTGATCCAGCTGGGGCACCGTAACATCGCTTTTATAAATGGTTATAAAGAAGCGGCTATCTGCGCGGATCGTTTGTCAGGATACATGCTGGGCTTGCAGGAGGCTGACATCGCCTACGAAGTCAGTAGAGTTGAAGACGGCCGATTTTCGGAAGAGGGCGGGGCGGAGGCCATTGGCAAAATCCTGTCGCGCCATCCCGAAACGACGGCTGTCGTATGCTCCAGCGATATTATGGCGCTGGGCGTGATGAAAGAATTGGAGCAGATGGGCAGGGCAATACCTGATTCCATTTCAGTAATTGGCTTTGATGACATCTCGATAGCCTCCTACAGCACACCTAAACTGACCACTGTGCGTCAGGAGAAATACGAGATGGGCTATCAAGCAGCGCAAATGCTCATCGATATGATAGAAGGGCGCAAAGTCAAGCATAAAATCGTGCTTGATAATCGGCTCATTATCCGTGAGAGTACGGATCGGTTGCAAAAAGGCTAA
- a CDS encoding ChbG/HpnK family deacetylase, with protein sequence MKAIAIFCWKFLGWTNSLQNNRRLNELPKLEIYLITQGDDLGGSYSANKAIHEAWRNGELRNGSLMANGMAVQDAAKLFAHEDGFCIGLHCTLHAEWDHVRWGPVLSPNQVPSLVLKDGTFHRSPADWKTSGFEISEVMAELQAQLEAVRKLGFKPYYADTHMGFERIDERLTHQFDDWCESEGLMSYRNVCTNISHNGPGQGEDPVLNVIQALESVTPGIYRLVTHPTFIDEEILSFGNVQYSGEQIARERDADRRLFQDERFKRYIAQNGIRTIRYDELWKYR encoded by the coding sequence GTGAAAGCGATTGCAATATTTTGTTGGAAATTTTTAGGGTGGACGAATTCACTACAAAATAACCGGAGGTTGAATGAATTGCCGAAGCTGGAAATTTACTTGATCACGCAAGGCGACGATTTGGGAGGAAGCTATTCCGCCAACAAGGCCATCCACGAGGCGTGGCGGAATGGCGAGCTCCGCAATGGTTCATTGATGGCTAATGGTATGGCGGTACAGGACGCCGCGAAGCTATTTGCCCATGAGGATGGATTTTGCATTGGCCTTCATTGCACCCTGCATGCAGAGTGGGACCACGTTCGCTGGGGTCCGGTTTTGTCTCCAAACCAGGTTCCGAGCTTGGTGCTCAAAGACGGCACTTTTCACCGGTCTCCTGCAGACTGGAAGACGTCGGGATTTGAAATTTCGGAAGTGATGGCTGAATTACAAGCTCAACTGGAAGCGGTCAGAAAGCTGGGCTTCAAGCCTTATTACGCTGATACGCATATGGGTTTCGAGCGAATCGATGAACGGCTCACTCACCAATTCGACGATTGGTGTGAAAGCGAGGGGCTAATGTCCTACCGAAACGTTTGCACGAATATCAGCCATAACGGACCAGGCCAAGGAGAAGATCCCGTCTTGAACGTCATTCAAGCACTTGAATCCGTCACCCCCGGCATTTATCGCCTAGTCACGCACCCAACGTTTATAGATGAGGAAATTCTAAGTTTCGGAAACGTGCAGTATTCCGGTGAACAAATCGCTAGGGAGAGAGATGCCGACCGCAGACTGTTCCAAGACGAACGGTTCAAGCGGTACATTGCCCAGAACGGGATTCGCACCATTCGTTACGACGAGCTCTGGAAATATCGCTAA
- a CDS encoding 4-hydroxyphenylacetate 3-hydroxylase C-terminal domain-containing protein, translating to MDKRIPTICGFYYGDEIYSARLFSESHFHTHIAHQIITRYIAKTEFFLGVLESLAEEQNAVLEPYTLLPISRIITYLETFKTLRLASEIGATHDQFGYLVPDKGPLLASTIHFTEFYPKMVEMVQNLSSSGLIMITSESDFISSAGSYLHQYLKGNNSEAWYRNALFRLSWELGAGAFGGRQTQFERLFFGNSETVAWRMYNS from the coding sequence ATGGATAAGAGGATACCCACGATATGTGGATTTTATTATGGAGATGAGATTTACAGCGCCCGATTGTTTAGCGAGAGCCACTTCCATACGCATATAGCCCACCAAATCATCACCCGCTATATTGCAAAGACTGAGTTCTTTCTCGGTGTGCTAGAGTCTTTGGCAGAAGAACAAAACGCCGTACTTGAGCCCTACACTCTTCTACCGATTTCCAGAATTATTACGTATCTAGAAACATTCAAAACGTTAAGGCTTGCTTCTGAAATAGGGGCAACCCATGACCAATTTGGATATCTCGTTCCGGATAAAGGGCCCCTTCTGGCTTCAACCATTCACTTTACAGAATTCTATCCAAAGATGGTTGAAATGGTCCAAAATCTCAGTTCAAGCGGCCTCATTATGATCACCTCAGAATCCGACTTTATTTCAAGTGCTGGTTCGTATCTCCATCAGTATTTGAAGGGTAATAACTCGGAGGCATGGTATCGAAATGCCTTATTCCGGCTCTCCTGGGAACTAGGAGCGGGTGCATTCGGTGGTCGTCAAACCCAGTTTGAGCGGTTATTCTTCGGGAATTCAGAAACAGTGGCCTGGCGCATGTACAACAGCTAA